ACGAGGACGGCCCGTGGTTGCACCAAATTCGCCTGCTAGTTCACGGAATGCATCTTGCTCTTCCATGGCTGTAATTAGCGTGCCCGTACCCACTGATGAGCTGAATGCTTTCGCTACCGCAATAACGCGCTCAGGACGAAGTGCTGGTAGACCACTACCAATACCTGCGTACATAGAAACTACGTTAGATGACGTTGTCCATGGGTACTCACCGTACACAAGATCACGACCCGCACCTAGCTGAGCTTCAAATAGCAACGTTTGCTGATTTGCTTGTAGCTCTTTTAGAGGCAGCGTTACGTTGCAGATAGCATCACGCCAAGGCGCTGATACTTCTAGCAGCCAATCCGCCATCTCTTGTGCAGTTTGCTCAAATTCAAAGGTTGGGTATAGCGCGCGCAATTGCGGCAGTTTCCAGTCCATCCAGAATTTGATGCGCTCAACCAACACTTCAGGCTGTTTTAACCAACCAACCAGAATGCCTTTTTTCATTACTCGGTCACCGTACGCAGGTGCAATACCTTGGCGCGTTGAACCGTAAGCTTTGTCGCCTAGGCGCACTTCTTCTAGCGTATCTTCTAGAGCGTGTAGAGGCAGACATAGCGTTGCGCGGTCAGAAATACAAAGATTTACTTTCACGCCTGACTCTTCCACTTCAGCAATCTCTTGCGATAGTGACGCAGGGCTAATTACCATGCCAGGGCCAAGAACTGCGATACAGTCTGGGTTAAATACGCCGCTTGGTAGTTGGTGTAGTTTGAATGTACCAAAGTCATTAACAACAGTGTGACCTGCGTTATTACCACCTTGGAAACGGATACTTGCTGATGCTTGGTCTGCCAAATAATCAACGATTCGACCTTTACCTTCATCACCCCAGTTTGCACCAACAACGACAATAGACGACATAATTAACTCTCCTCAAAAGCGATGGACTTATCCTAAACATCCGCTCAAAATAAGAAAAATTAATAATCGTTATAACCCTAATAAGAATTCCATATGGGATTATAATGATTTTTGCGATCGGCCTAGAACCCTAACGAGGACAATTATGATAGACCTCAACTGGCTCAATACTTTTGTTGTTTTGGCTCGTGTGGAGCACTTTGGCAAGACCGCCAATGAACTGCATATGACGCAGCCCAATGTCAGTCTGCACATTAAACAGCTTGAGCAAGCGACCCGAGTTAAACTGATTGAACGCAACCCATTTCGCCTTACTCAAGCGGGAGAGCGGCTGCTAAAAAGTGCCAAAAGCACCCTGATGGAATTGCAAGTTTGCCAAGCTGACATCAACGCTATCAATGACTTAGACCAAGGTACGTTGACCATCGCTGCAAGCGATATCATCTCGC
The genomic region above belongs to Vibrio ponticus and contains:
- a CDS encoding adenylosuccinate synthetase, producing the protein MSSIVVVGANWGDEGKGRIVDYLADQASASIRFQGGNNAGHTVVNDFGTFKLHQLPSGVFNPDCIAVLGPGMVISPASLSQEIAEVEESGVKVNLCISDRATLCLPLHALEDTLEEVRLGDKAYGSTRQGIAPAYGDRVMKKGILVGWLKQPEVLVERIKFWMDWKLPQLRALYPTFEFEQTAQEMADWLLEVSAPWRDAICNVTLPLKELQANQQTLLFEAQLGAGRDLVYGEYPWTTSSNVVSMYAGIGSGLPALRPERVIAVAKAFSSSVGTGTLITAMEEQDAFRELAGEFGATTGRPRDMGYFDAVATKNGVELQAATEIALTKVDCLTGLKDLKICVGYEGEHSENPIWPQTAALAPIYEKMESWSEDITGCRQFEELPLAAQKYVLRIEELMGVPVKMVSVGPGREQMIVR